One Chanodichthys erythropterus isolate Z2021 chromosome 22, ASM2448905v1, whole genome shotgun sequence DNA window includes the following coding sequences:
- the LOC137012391 gene encoding synaptonemal complex protein 1-like encodes MKHYNCLSTDETFIETTGSTELRFIILGGDEDLMDRACDIILRERAERAESETRHREGHVCGRKISVVKTPSTWMSDVRSWCCFSSGVKSKIKDQMPDYASLVFPGPHAFLLVTGNREVTGREHDLLNTISDVLGKEALDYAIVLNIGRNEPKGISSDWKYMRKVYTLEDNEQSVQSLFIETERNTQSKKPTFFIQSSYENLMKKAFLSWENERYEEIKREMEKTLKEKIAAKEKEHEKEVTELKEKLKVTESNLRKKIADKDEENAQANYRIIKMSVDNNDLMETMANKKKQHEKEMTELKYFFRETENKLKDIDTLKCLMLDTLKSLKTKDSQHEGEPGVSSAHENPLTKELEACKDSETNLTNIFSSIVDKLKNQLDTSRNIYLSMVEENIHLQEQLKIYQLKVKDSELKQKLMEAEEKNTQGIKPVEATLDRILSTDLDKLQGDLDRQDMEEEHKEREQRVTSGYEHESTSPALFEEDKDRPLDEKVEEKKSRKEDSPNSGAFKRRGSIEELPFNMPEGQSGKKDSQPSGSSESG; translated from the exons ATGAAACAttacaat TGTCTCTCTACAGATGAAACATTCATTGAAACCACTGGCTCCACAGAGCTTCGATTTATTATACTGGGAGGTGATGAAGATCTTATGGATCGCGCATGTGATATCATTCTCAGGGAAAGAGCTGAAAGAGCTGAATCTGAAACAAGGCACAGAGAGGGTCATGTGTGTGGCAGAAAGATCTCTGTGGTGAAAACGCCTTCCACCTGGATGAGTGACGTGAGATCATGGTGTTGTTTTTCCTCAGGAGTCAAATCTAAAATCAAGGATCAAATGCCAGATTATGCATCTCTGGTCTTTCCTGGACCTCATGCCTTTTTATTAGTTACTGGCAACAGGGAAGTGACTGGGAGGGAACATGACCTTTTAAATACAATCTCTGATGTATTGGGCAAAGAAGCCTTAGATTATGCTATAGTTTTGAACATTGGGAGAAACGAACCGAAAGGGATCAGCAGTGACTGGAAGTACATGAGAAAGGTTTATACGCTGGAGGACAATGAGCAAAGTGTTCAGAGTCTGTTTATAGAAACTGAAAGAAATACACAAAGTAAGAAACCCACATTCTTTATTCAGTCATCATATGAAAACCTCATGAAAAAAGCCTTTTTATCATGGGAAAATGAAAGATatgaagaaataaaaagagaaatggAGAAAACTCTAAAGGAGAAAATTGCAGCCAAAGAAAAAGAGCATGAAAAAGAAGTGACTGAGctgaaagaaaaattaaaagtcACTGAGAGTAatctaagaaaaaaaattgcagaCAAAGATGAAGAGAATGCACAAGCAAATTATAGAATTATAAAAATGTCAGTTGATAATAATGATCTAATGGAAACAatggcaaataaaaaaaaacagcatgaaaaagaaatgactgaattaaaatatttttttagagaGACTGAGAATAAACTTAAAGACATTGACACTTTGAAATGTTTGATGCTTGATACTTTAAAATCCTTAAAAACCAAAGACAGTCAGCATGAAGGAGAACCAGGCGTTTCAAGTGCTCATGAGAATCCATTGACTAAAGAATTAGAGGCTTGTAAAGACAGTGAGACAAActtgacaaatatattttcatCAATTGTTGATAAGCTTAAAAATCAGTTGGACACTTctagaaacatttatttatccATGGTTGAAGAAAATATTCATCTTCAGGAACAGCTGAAAATTTATCAACTTAAAGTAAAGGACAGTGAGCTAAAGCAGAAACTGATGGaggcagaagaaaaaaacacacaggGTATTAAGCCGGTAGAGGCAACACTAGATAGAATTCTATCCACAGATCTGGATAAACTGCAAGGAGATCTGGATAGACAAGACATGGAAGAGGAACATAAAGAGAGAGAACAGCGTGTAACCAGTGGATATGAGCATGAGTCAACTTCCCCTGCTT tatttgaAGAAGATAAAGACAGACCTCTAGATGAAAAAGTGGAAGAGAAAAAGAGCAGAAAGGAAGATTCACCTAACTCTGGAGCCTTCAAACGACGGGGCAGTATTGAAGAGCTACCCTTCAATA TGCCTGAAGGTCAAAGTGGAAAGAAAGATTCACAACCCAGTGGATCAAGTGAGTCTGGATGA